The sequence below is a genomic window from Variovorax paradoxus B4.
TCTTGCGCCGGAAGATGATGCTCTTGGCGATCTGCCCGACCCCGATGCCGAGCGCGTCGGCCGCCTGCTGCGCGGTGCGGCAGGCGTCGTCGAGCATGCGCGGCGAATGTGGATGGCCCGCGTCCTGCAGCACGCGCGAGACGCGCTGCACGCCCTCTGGAAGAGAGTGAAGTTCAGCGCCGCACATCACATGCGTCCTTGCTTTGGGGTGAAGCTCATCAACCAGCCCGCTTCGTGCGGATCGCCTTCGACGCCCGCGAATTCGGCTCGCGCCCCAGCGCCTCGCTGATGTACACGCCCGCGTCGATCAGCTTGTCGAGGTCGATGCCGGTCTCGATGCCCATGCCGTGCAGCATGTAGACCACGTCCTCGGTCGCCACGTTGCCGGTCGCGCCCTTGGCGTAGGGACAGCCGCCCAGCCCGGCGGAGGACGACTGGAAGTTCCAGACCCCCAGCTCCAGCGAGGCCAGCGTGTTGACCAGCGCCTGGCCGTAGGTGTCGTGGAAGTGGCCCGAGATGTGGTCCACGCCGAAATGCGCCAGCGCGGCCTCGATGGCGGCCTTCACCTTGCGCGGCGTGCCCACGCCGATGGTGTCGGCCACGTCCACGCGCTGCACGCCGATGTCCTTCATCAGCTTCGCCAGCATGCCCACACGTTCGGGTGCGATCTCGCCTTCGTAGGGGCAGCCGACGGTGCACGACATGGCGCCGCGCACATCGATGCCTTTGTCGAGCGCCGCGGCCACCACGGGTGCGAAGCGCTCGATGCTCTCGGCGATCGAGCAGTTGATGTTCTTCTGGCTGAAGGCTTCGCTCGCGGCGCCGAACACCACGATCTCGTCGGGCCACTCCTCGCGTGGCGCGGCAATGGCGGCCTCGAAGCCCTTCATGTTGGGCGTGAGCACCGAGTAGCGCACGCCGGGCTTGCGTTGGATGCCGTGCATCACCTCGGCGTTGTCGGCCATCTGCGGCACCCACTTGGGGCTCACGAAGCTGGTGACCTCGATCTCCTTCAGGCCCGCGTCCTGCAGGCGGTGCACGAGGCCGATCTTGACTTCGGCGGAGACCGGCTGCTTCTCGTTCTGCAGTCCGTCGCGCGGACCGACGTCGACGATCTTGACTTTGGTGGGGAGTTTCATGAGATGTCTCTTGTGTCGCGGGAGGATGAAAAACCGTCTCCGATTGTCCGACACATGGAAATGCCCTGCTTGGTACACAAGCAGCGGAAGGTAGCAATGCGCGCCTGTGAGGTTGCAAATGGTGCCAGCCGGGCGCTAGGCGGTTTCGCGCTGCTCGAAGTCGCCGGGCACGCCGTCAGTGCCCGCATCGCCTGCATCGACCAGATCGACCGCATCCACGCGCGCGCCGGCCGGCCCCTGGCGCGCCCAACGGATCAACTCTTCCACCGCGACCGCCCCGCCGGCCGCAAGTGCCTCCACGCTGCCGTCGCGGCGGTTGCGCACCCAGCCGCGCACGCCGAGTCGCTTTGCTGCCTGCACCATCGACCAGCGGTAGCCCACGCCCTGCACGCGGCCGCGGATGACGAGGTGGCGGGTGACGGTGGCGTCGTTGTTCATTGTGGCGCGGATCAGTACGACCTGGGCAGCCCGAGCGCCTTCTCGGCGATGAAGTTCAGGATCATCTGCGGGCTGACCGGCGCAATGCGCGGAATGTAGCTCTCGCGCAGCAGCCGCTCGACATGGTATTCCTTCGCATAGCCCATGCCGCCCAGCGTGAGCACGGCGTTCTGGCAGGCGTCGTGCGCCGCCTCGGCCGCCAGGTACTTGGCGGCGTTGGCCTCGATGCCGCAGGGCTCGCCCGCGTCGTACAGCGTGGCGGCCTTGAACACCATCAGGTCGGCCGCCTCCAGGTTGGCCCAGGCGCGCGCCAGAGGGTGCGCCACGCCCTGGTTCTGGCCGATGGGCCGGCCGAACACGACGCGCTCCTGCGCGTACTGCGAAGCGATGCGCAGGGCCGCACGGCCGATGCCGATGGCCTCGGCCGCGATCAATATGCGCTCGGGGTTGAGCCCGTGCAGGATGTATTCGAAGCCGCGCCCCTCCTCGCCGATGCGGTCTTCTTCCGGCACTTCGAGGCCGTCGATGAAGAGCATGTTCGAGTCCACCGCCGCACGGCCGAGCTTGTGGATCTCGCGCACCTCGACCTTGTCGCGGTCCAGCGGCGTGTAGAACAGCGTGAGCCCCTGCGTGGGCTTCTTCACCTGGTCGATCGGCGTGGTGCGCGTGAGGATCAGCATGCGGTCGGCCACCTGCGCGGTCGAGATCCAGATCTTGCGGCCATGCAGCAGGTAGCCGCCGTGCGGCTGGCGCACCGCCTGCGTCTTGAGGCTGGTGGTGTCGAGCCCCGCATCGGGTTCGGTCACGGCGAAGCAGGCCTTCTCGGTGCCGGCGATCAGCGGCGGCAGGAAGCGCTGGCGCTGTGCCTCGCTGCCGAACACCACCACCGGGTTGAGCCCGAAGATGTTCATGTGCACCGACGACGCGCCCGACATGCCCGCGCCCGAGGCGCTGATGGCGCGCATCATCAGCGCGGCCTCGGTGATGCCGAGGCCCGCCCCGCCCTGCGCCTCGGGCATCGCGATGCCGAGCCAGCCGCTGTCGGCCACGGCGCGGTGGAACTCGTGCGGGAACGCGGCGCGGTCGTCGTGGTCGCGCCAGTAGTCGGCGGGGAAGTCTTCGCACAGCCGTTCGATGGCGGCCACCAGCGAGCGCTGGTCTTCGTTGAGGGAGAAGTTCATTCGTCGTTGTCCTTGGGTGGAGCCGGCTGCAGCGTGACGCCGCGTGCGAGCAGGCGGTCGATCTCTGCATCGCGGTAGCCGGCTTCGCGCAGCAGCTCGACGCTCTGCTCGCCGATGCGCGGCGCCATGCGGCGAATGGCCGCGGGCGTGGCGCTGTAGCGGCCGACCGGCGCGAGGGTGCGGATGCGGCCTTCGCTCGGATGGTCGAACTCGGGAAAGAAATCGACGGCGCGCAGGTGCGGGTCGTCGATCAGGCTCTCGGTGCTGTGCAGGCGAGCGACGGGAATGTCGGCCGCCTCCAGCGCAGCCATCCACGCATCGCTGCTGCGCGTGGCCATCACCTCGGCCACGAAGGCATAGACCGCGCCGATGTTCGCCGCGCGCGCCGTGTGGGTGCCGAACATCGGCGAGCTGCGCAGCGCGGGCCGGCCGATCACGTCGAAGAAGGCCTGCCAGTGCTTGTCGTTGTAGATCAGCACGCTCAGGTAGCCGTCGGCCGTGGCGTAGGGCTTGCGGTGCGGCGCGAGCAGGCGCGCATAGCCGGTGGGGCCGAGCGGCGGCTCGAAGCTGTGGCCGCCGAGGTGGTCGCCCATCACGAACTGCGAGAGCGCTTCGAACATCGGCACCTCGACCGCCTGGCCCTTGCCCGTGCGCTGCGCGCTGAGCACGGCGGCGAGCAGCGCGATGGCCGCCTGCAGCCCCACGGCGCGGTCGGCCAGCGTGACGGGCGCGTAGCGCGGCGCGTCGCCGCTTTGCTGCGCGAACAGCGAGGCCACGCCGGCCGCGCCCTGGATCAGGTCGTCGTAGGCGGGCTTCCCGGCATAGGGGCCCTCTTCGCCGTAGCCGAAGGCGCCGAGGTAGACGATCTTCGGGTTGACCGCGGCCACGGCCTCGTAGCCGAGCCCGAGCCGTGCCATCGCCTGGGGGCGCGTGTTGTAGATCAGGGCATCGCAGCCCGCCGCGAGCCGCAGGCAGGCCTCGCGGCCCTCGGGCTGCTTGAGGTCGAGCACGATCGAGCGCTTGTTGCGGTTGAGGTGCAGCGCCATCGCGCCCATGCCGGCGTGACGCATCGGGCCGACGGCGCGCAGGTTGTCGCCGGAGGGCGGCTCGACCTTGACGATGTCGGCGCCGAGGTCGCCGAGCGTCTGCGTGGCATAGGGGCCCATCACCACGGCCGTGAGGTCGAGGATGCGGATGCCTTCCAGAGGACCGGTCGCGCTCATTCGGGTTGGATGCCCGCGGCCTGGATCAGCTTCTTCCACTTGGCCAGTTCCGACACGGTGAACGCCCCGAGTTCTTCCGGCGTGCTGCCGAAGGCATCGAAGCCCAGCTTCGCCACGCGCTCGCGGAAGGCCGTGCCGTTCGCCATCTCCGACAGCACCTTGTTGAGCTTCAGCACGATGTCGCGCGGCGTGCCGGCCGGCGCGAACACGCCGTTCCACGAGGTGATGTCGAAGCCCTTGAGTTCCGGCGTATCGGCCAGCGGCGGCAGTTCCGGAAACAGCTTGGTGCGCTCCTGCGTGGTGACGGCAATCGCGCGCATCTTGCCGGCCTTCACCGTGGCGAGCCCCGCGGCGAGGTCGACCACCATCATCGACACCTGCCCGCCGATCAGGTCGGCAATCGCGGGCGGCGTGCTCTTGTAGGGCACGTGCAGCATCGGCACGCCGCTCATGCGCGAGAGCGTGGCACCGCTCACGATGCCGGTGCTGTTGCCGCTCGCATAGGTCAGCTTGCCCGGATGGGCCCGGCCCCAGGCCAGCAGCTCGGCCACGCTCTTCACCGGCAGGTCGTTGTTGACCACCAGCATGAACGGCAGGTTGCCCATGCGGCTCACGGGCGCGAAGTCCTTCACCGGGTCGTAGGGCAGCGACTTCATCAGGCTCGGATTGGCCGAATGCGTGGTGTTGGTGGTCATGAAGAGCGTGTAGCCGTCGGGCGGCGCCTTGGCCACGAACTCGGCAGCGATCACGCCGTTGGCGCCCGCGCGGTTGTCCACGATGACCGGGGCCTTGAGCGCCTCGCCCAGCATCTGCGCCGTGATGCGCGCCACCGCGTCGGTGCCGCTGCCGGCCGCGAAGGGCACGATCAGCTTGACCGGCTGCTTCGGGTAGCCCTCCTGTGCGAAGGCCCAGGGCGCCGCGCCGGCCAGGCCTGCGGCGGCGCCGATGGAAATGAAACGGCGGCGGCTTGCCACCGCGACCGTTGTTGTCGCGTTCTTCGTCTGCATGTCGTTTGTCTCCGGGTGGTTGTCGTTCAGGGCCGGATCACGCGCTCCGGCGATTCCTCGTACGGCGGGCTGTAGATGACCAGCACGCGCACCGGCTCGTCGCTCACCACCGTGAAGGTGTGCATCGCGTCGGCCGGGAAAAAGCAGCTGTCGCCCGGGTGCAGCTCCTGCCGCTGGCCGCCCACCTCGACGACCGCGCGGCCTTCGAGCATGTAGCAGACCTGCTCGATGCCCGGGTGCGCATGCGGCAGCGCGCCCTTGCCCTTCTGGATGTGGCCGACCAGCACCTCCAGCTGCTTCGCGCCCACGGTCTCGGGACCGATCAGGCGCTTGTTGAGCGTGCCGGTGTGGTTCGCCGGGTGGTAGCCGGCGATGTCGTTTTCGCGGACGAAGTAGCGTGGGGAAGTCATTGTTTTCAACCTTTGTGTTCGATGGCCAGGCAGGCGGAGCGCAGCATGGCCGCCACCTCGTCGATGCGCGGCTCCAGCCGGTAGCGCGGGCCCGCCACCGAAATGGCGTAGGCCTCGCTCCCGATGCGCAACGGCCACGCCAGGCCCACGAGATCGGGAATGCTCTCGCCCAGGTTGCCGTACCAGCCGCGCGCGGGCGAGCGTTCGAGCTCCTGCTCGATGGCGTCGGGCGTGGTCAGCGTGGCGTCGGTCAGCGGTGCCAGCGGAGTGGCTGCCAGCAGCTTGCGGCGCGCCTCGGGCGCGAGCGTGGAGAGCAGCGCGCGGCCCATCGAATTGGCATAGGCCGGACGCGTCTCGCCCGACTCGGCGGAATAGCGAATGCTCTGCGGCGCACTCAGCACTTCCAGGTAGACGACAGTGTTCGGGTCGCGGAACTTGCCGAACAGCACGGTTTCCCGCGCCCCGTCGCGCAGCTCTTCGAGCGCGGGCCGCACGCGGTCGAGCACCGGGTCGTGCGCCGCGATGATCTGCGCCATCGCCAGCAGCCGGCCGGTGGGGTAGTAGCCCTGGCGGCGGCCGGTCTCGTACATGTAGCCCTGCTCCTCGAGCGTGCGGATCAGCCCGAGGCAGCTGGACACCGGCATCTCGAGCAGGCGCGCCATCTCTGACAGCGCCAGCGGCTGCTTCTCCCGGGCAAAGAGCTCGACGATCTCGATCACGCGAAACGCTGTTTTCACAACCATGAAGAAATTTTCGCGTATGTGAAAAACAAAAGCGTCAGGGTTTGCCCCTGGCTGCGCCTCCTTTCAGCGTAATCGCCGGTAACGCATGCCGTTGTCAGTAGTTCGCCATCGGGCAGGCCCGACCCCGGGGCATGAAACTGGGGTCACAGTCAAATTCGGCGGTCGATGGCATGAGTTTCTTAGTACCCCCGGACCGGATCGACCACGCCGCTGACCGGCAGGCCCTGTTCCATCGCGCGGATCTTTCCGGCGATCTGGGCGATGGATTCCTCGCGCAGCGTGCGCGCCGAGCCGTGCGGGGTCACGGTGATCTTCGGATGCCGCCAGAAGGCGTGGTCGGCGGGCAGCGGCTCGACCTGGAACACGTCGAGCGTGGCGCCGGCGAGCTGGCCGGCATCGAGCATTGGGATCAGGTCGTCTTCCACCAGGTGAGCGCCGCGCGCAATGCTGATGAGATAGCCGCCCGGCCGCAGCTTGCCGAGCGTGTTGCGGTTGAGGATGCCGCGCGTGGCCTCGGTCAGCGGCAGCAGGTTGACCAGCACGCGCGTGGACGACAGGAACTCGTCGAACTGCACTTCGCCGCTGAACACCTTCACGCCGTCGATGGCCTTGGGCGAACGGCTCCAGCCCAGCACCGGAAACTCGAACTGCGCGACGGCTTGAGCGACCCGCTCGCCGAGCACGCCCAGGCCCATGATCCCGACCGGAAAATCGCGCCGCAGCTTCGGCTTGCGATAGCTCCAGCGGCCTTCGCGCGCATCGGCCTCGTAGACGTCGAACTCGCGGAAGTGCCGGATCAGCGTGTGGCACACGTACTCGGCCATCTGCACCGACATGCCGGCGTCGTCGAGCCGCACGATGCGCGTGTGCGCCGGGACTTTCAGCTTGAGCAGGGCATCGACGCCCGCGCCGATGTTGAACAGGCCGCGCAGCCCGGGCTGCTCGTCGAGCAGCTGCTGGGGCGGCGCCCACACCACCGCATGGTCGGCCTGGGCGGCGCCCGGCTTCCAGGCCTCGATCTGCGCATCGGGCAGCTCGGCACGGAGGCCTTCGATCCAGGGTTCGGGGCGGTTGTCGGTCAGGGAAACGATGATTTTCATGCACCGGATCTTAGGGGCCCCGGCCCATGGACAGGGTCGACGGCTTGTGCCTCCGGGTGCCTTTCTTCTATGCTCGTGCGCCCCCCAAAGACCTCGACACACCCGGAGACGAAGCATGATCAAAGTCAGCGTGATGTACCCCTACACCGAAGGCGCACGGTTCGACCACGCCTACTACCGCGACAAGCACATGCCGCTGTTGAAGGCGCGCATGGGCGATGCCTGCAAGTCGTACACCATCGACAAGGGGCTGGCGGGCGGCGCGCCCGGCACCCCGCCGACCTACGTCGGCATGTGCCACGTGTTCTGCGACTCGGCCGAGGCGTTCCAGGCGGCGTTCGGCCCGCATGCCAAGGAGATCCTGGGCGACATCAGGAACTACACCGACATCGCGCCCGTCATGCAGATCAGCGAAGTGGTGATTGGTTAAGCCGCCGCCGCAGCCATTCGCAACAGTTCGTCGCCCTCGGCCACCTGCTCGCCTGGCACGAACATCAGTTCTTCCACCGTGCCGTCGGCCGGCGCCGCGATGGTGTGCTCCATCTTCATGGCCTCCATCACCGCGAGCGGCTGGCCGCGGCTGACCTTGTCGCCCGCCCTGACAGCGAAGGACACGACCTTGCCGGGCATCGGCGCCGTGAGGCGGCCGGCTTCGGCGTGGGTATCGCCCGCGTGGGCCAGGCGGTCGATGGCCGTGATCTTCGTGGCGCCCTTCGACGCGAACACATGGGCCGTGGCGCCGTCCAGATGCACGTCCAGCGTCTGCCGCGTGCCGGCGAATTCGACCTCGAACTCACCCGACGGGAACTGACCCACGACCAGCGGACCCTCGACACCACCGGCTTCGAGCCACAGGCTGCCGTCGCGCCTGTAAGTCAGCAGGGCCGTCTGCTCGGCGCCGCGGAACTCGAAGTCGAAGTGGCGCCGGTACTCGCCATGCGAGCGCCAGCCGTCGCGCCGCTCGAACGGATCGGGCAAGCCGGTCGGCCGTTCGGTGATCAGCGTGCGCGTGATGGCGGCGGCCGCGGCCAGCGGCAGGCCCAGCGCCTCGCGGTCGAACAGCACGGCGCGCTCGCGCTCGATCAGCGCGGTGTCGAGGTTGGCCTTGGAGAACGATTCGGTCGCGAGGATGCCGCGCAGGAACTGCACGTTGGTCGACACACCCACGATCTGCACCTGCGCCAGCGCTGCGTCGAGCCGCGCCAGCGCCTCGGCGCGCGTGCTGCCGTGCACGATCAGCTTGGCGATCATCGAGTCGTAGAAGGGCGAGATCTCGCCGCCCTCGCGCACACCGTCGTCGATGCGCACGCGGCTGCGCTGGAACGCGGTGGCCTGGGGCTTGCGGTATACGCGCAGCGTGCCGGTGGCCGGCAGGAAGTTGTTGTCGGGGTTCTCGGCGCAGATGCGCGCCTCGATCGCGTGGCCGTGGATCTGCAGTTCCTGCTGCTTCGCGGGCAGCGTCTCGCCCGAGGCCACGCGCAATTGCCATTCGACGAGGTCGAGCCCGGTGATGGCTTCGGTCACCGGGTGCTCCACCTGCAAGCGCGTGTTCATCTCCATGAAGAAGAAGTTCATCTCGCCGCCTTCGCGCTGCTCGACGATGAACTCCACCGTGCCGGCGCCGACGTAGTTCACGGCGCGCGCCGCGGCCACGGCGGCCTCGCCCATCTGCTTGCGCATCGCCTCGGTCATGCCGGGCGCGGGCGCTTCCTCGAGCACCTTCTGGTGGCGGCGCTGCACCGAACAGTCGCGCTCGAACAGGTACACGCAGTTGCCGTGCGTGTCGCCGAACACCTGGATCTCGATGTGGCGCGGGCGCTGCACGTACTTCTCGATCAGCACCGCGTCGTCGCCGAAGCTGTTGATGGCTTCGCGCTGGCACGACGCCAGCGCAGCGGCAAAATCTTCCGCCTTGTCGACCGCGCGCATGCCCTTGCCGCCGCCGCCCGCGCTGGCCTTGATGAGCACCGGGTAGCCGATGCGGTCGGCCTCGCGCTGCAGCAGCTGCGGGTTCTGGTCGTGGCCGTGATAGCCCGGCACCAGCGGCACGCCGGCCTTTTCCATCAGCTGCTTCGACTCGGCCTTCAGGCCCATCGCCTTGATGGCCGAGGGCGGCGGGCCGATGAAGACCAGGCCCGCGTCGGCGCAGGCCTGCGCGAACTCTTCGTTCTCGCTCAGGAAGCCGTAGCCGGGGTGCACGGCTTCGGCGCCCGTGGCCTTGGCGGCCTCGAGGATCTTTTCCCAGCGCAGGTAGCTGTCCTTGGGCGCGCTGCCGCCGAGGTGCACCGACTCGTCGCAGGCACGCACGTGGTTGGCGTGCGCGTCGGCATCGGAGTACACGGCCACGGTGCGGATCGCCATGCGGCGCGCCGTAGCGGCCACACGGCAAGCGATCTCGCCTCGGTTGGCAATGAGGATCTTCTTAAACATTCGGAGTGTCTCCCGGAGGATTCTTTTTCAGTTGGAATGCAGGCGTGACGCCCGGATCGGGCCGCCCGCTGAAGATGCGGGCCACGCGAGTGAACAGCGCCTTGAGAAAGCGCCAGCTCTTGCGGATGAGCCACACGCTGAGCACCAGCACGAAGACGAACAGCACCAGGAAGACCAGCGGGTGCGCCACCGAGAGCCACAGCCCGGCCGGCACCATCGAGTCTTCGACCAGCGAGGCGCCCACGTTGGAAAACGGTTCGGGCGAAGTGTTGATGGCCGCGCGCGTCGTGGCCTTGGCCGCGTGTGCGGTCGCGGCAAAGCTGCCGCCGAGCAGCGCGGCGACGATGGCCATCGCGCCATGATCGGCGCCGAACACGCTGGCCGCGAGCGCCGCGCCGGCGGGAATGCGGATGGCCGTGTGCACCACGTCCCACAGCGAATCGAGGCCCGGGATCTTGTCGGCGAAGAATTCGATGAACACCATGAAGCCACTGGCCGCGATGACCACCGGATGCGCCAGCAGCTGCAGCCCGCTGGGCAGCGGCACCCAGCCGAAGTAGCCGGCCAGCCCGGTCAGCAGCACGACCAGGTACAGCCGAACGCCGCTGGCCCAGCCGATGGCCGCGGCCAGTGCAAGCAGCTGGGGCATGTCGAGCGCGTTCATGACGTGCGCTCAGCGGCCCAGCCAGGACGGCTTGCGCTTCTGCAGGAAGGCCTGCACGCCTTCGCGGCCTTCGTCGCTGGCGCGAATGTCGGCAATGCCTTCGACGGTCTTGGCGATCAGCGCGTCGTCGATCTCGCGGCCATCCACGTCGGCGATCAGTTGCTTGCAGGCACGCACCGCGGCGGGACTGGCAGCGGTGAGCGCCTTCACGAGTTCGTCGACCTTGGCATCGAGCGCATCGGCCGCGACGACCTCATGCACGAAGCCGATGCGGTGCGCCTCGGCGGCCGTGAAGCGTTCGGCCGTGAGAAAGTAGCGCTGCGATGCGCGCGTGCCCATGGCGCGCAGCACATACGGGCTGATGGTCGCGGGCACGAGGCCGATCTTGACTTCGCTCAGGCAGTACCACGCGGTGTCCACGCTCACCGCCATGTCGCAGGCCGCGACCAGGCCCATGCCGCCCGCATACACATCGCCCTGCACGCGCGCGATGGTGGGCTTGAGGCATTCGGCAATGGTGCGCAGCATGGCGGCCAGCTTGCCCGCGTCGGCGATGTTCTCGCCGCGCGTGTAGTCGGCCATGCGGCGCATCCAGTTGAGATTCGCGCCCGCGCAGAAGGCGGGGCCGTTGGCGCCGAGCACGATGGCCTTGATGTGCGGCGCAGCGCCGGCTTCGGCAAAGGCCTGCGTCAGCTCGGCGATGACCACATCGTCGAAGGCATTGCGCGCATCGGGCTGGTCGAGCCAGATGCGTGCGATGGTGTCCTGGATTTCGAGTTTCAGTTTGGTGAAGGTCATGTCAGTCATCCGTGACGCGGTGCGCGTTTGTTCGGGGCGTGTGCACAGGCCACCGGGTACTCCGTCGGCGGGAGCACGCCCTGGAATGCGATGCCCGTCTCGACTCGATGCGCAAGAAAACTTCGCCATTTGCTACATCCGGAAGATGCCGAACTTCGGCTCGGGAATCGGCGCGTTGCGCGAAGCGGCCAAACCGAGCGCCAGCACCCGCCGCGTATCCGCCGGATCGATGATGCCGTCGTCCCACAGCCGCGCCGTCGCGTAGTACGGGTGGCCCTGGTCTTCGTACTGCTGGCGGATCGGTGCCTTGAAGGCTTCTTCCTCTTCCTTGCTCCAGCTGCCGCCCTTGAGTTCGATGCCGTCGCGCTTCACCGTGGCCAGCACGCTCGCGGCCTGCTCGCCGCCCATCACGCTGATGCGCGCGTTGGGCCACATCCAGAGAAAGCGCGGGCTGTAAGCGCGGCCGCACATGCCGTAGTTGCCGGCGCCGAAGCTGCCGCCGATGATGATGGTGAACTTGGGCACGTTGGCCGTGGCCACGGCCGTCACCATCTTGGCGCCGTGGCGCGCGATGCCCTCGTTCTCGTACTTGCGCCCCACCATGAAGCCGGTGATGTTCTGCAGGAACACCAGCGGGATCTTGCGATGGCAGCACAGCTCGATGAAGTGCGCGCCCTTCTGCGCCGATTCGCTGAACAGGATGCCGTTGTTGGCGATGATGCCCACCGGCATGCCCTCGATCTCGGCGAAGCCGCAGACCAGCGTGGCGCCGAAGCGGGCCTTGAACTCGTGGAACTCGCTGCCATCGACGATGCGGGCGATGATCTCGCGCACGTCGAAGGGCTTGCGCGTGTCGGTCGGGATCACGCCGTAGAGCTCTTCTCGCGGGAACTCGGGTGGGCGCACCGCCGCAGCGGCCTCGGCCGCCGGCTGCGCCGCGGCCTTCGCATTGAGGTTGGCCACGGCCGAACGTGCGAGCGCCAGCGCATGCAGGTCGTTCTGCGCCAGATGGTCCACCACGCCCGAGAGCCGTGTGTGCACGTCGCCGCCGCCCAGGTCCTCGGCCGTCACGACCTCGCCGGTGGCTGCCTTCACGAGCGGCGGGCCGCCCAGGAAGATGGTGCCCTGGTTCTTCACGATGATCGACTCGTCGCTCATCGCCGGCACATAGGCACCGCCCGCCGTGCACGAGCCCATGACCACTGCGATCTGCGCAATGCCCTGGGCGCTCATGTTGGCCTGGTTGTAGAAGATGCGGCCGAAGTGGTCGCGGTCGGGGAACACCTCGTCCTGGTTTGGCAGGTTGGCGCCGCCCGAGTCGACGAGGTAGATGCAGGGCAGGCGGTTCTGCTCGGCGATCTCCTGCGCGCGCAGGTGCTTCTTGACCGTCATCGGGTAGTAGGTGCCGCCCTT
It includes:
- a CDS encoding hydroxymethylglutaryl-CoA lyase; protein product: MKLPTKVKIVDVGPRDGLQNEKQPVSAEVKIGLVHRLQDAGLKEIEVTSFVSPKWVPQMADNAEVMHGIQRKPGVRYSVLTPNMKGFEAAIAAPREEWPDEIVVFGAASEAFSQKNINCSIAESIERFAPVVAAALDKGIDVRGAMSCTVGCPYEGEIAPERVGMLAKLMKDIGVQRVDVADTIGVGTPRKVKAAIEAALAHFGVDHISGHFHDTYGQALVNTLASLELGVWNFQSSSAGLGGCPYAKGATGNVATEDVVYMLHGMGIETGIDLDKLIDAGVYISEALGREPNSRASKAIRTKRAG
- a CDS encoding IclR family transcriptional regulator produces the protein MVVKTAFRVIEIVELFAREKQPLALSEMARLLEMPVSSCLGLIRTLEEQGYMYETGRRQGYYPTGRLLAMAQIIAAHDPVLDRVRPALEELRDGARETVLFGKFRDPNTVVYLEVLSAPQSIRYSAESGETRPAYANSMGRALLSTLAPEARRKLLAATPLAPLTDATLTTPDAIEQELERSPARGWYGNLGESIPDLVGLAWPLRIGSEAYAISVAGPRYRLEPRIDEVAAMLRSACLAIEHKG
- a CDS encoding acyl-CoA dehydrogenase family protein codes for the protein MNFSLNEDQRSLVAAIERLCEDFPADYWRDHDDRAAFPHEFHRAVADSGWLGIAMPEAQGGAGLGITEAALMMRAISASGAGMSGASSVHMNIFGLNPVVVFGSEAQRQRFLPPLIAGTEKACFAVTEPDAGLDTTSLKTQAVRQPHGGYLLHGRKIWISTAQVADRMLILTRTTPIDQVKKPTQGLTLFYTPLDRDKVEVREIHKLGRAAVDSNMLFIDGLEVPEEDRIGEEGRGFEYILHGLNPERILIAAEAIGIGRAALRIASQYAQERVVFGRPIGQNQGVAHPLARAWANLEAADLMVFKAATLYDAGEPCGIEANAAKYLAAEAAHDACQNAVLTLGGMGYAKEYHVERLLRESYIPRIAPVSPQMILNFIAEKALGLPRSY
- a CDS encoding EthD family reductase gives rise to the protein MIKVSVMYPYTEGARFDHAYYRDKHMPLLKARMGDACKSYTIDKGLAGGAPGTPPTYVGMCHVFCDSAEAFQAAFGPHAKEILGDIRNYTDIAPVMQISEVVIG
- a CDS encoding cupin domain-containing protein: MTSPRYFVRENDIAGYHPANHTGTLNKRLIGPETVGAKQLEVLVGHIQKGKGALPHAHPGIEQVCYMLEGRAVVEVGGQRQELHPGDSCFFPADAMHTFTVVSDEPVRVLVIYSPPYEESPERVIRP
- a CDS encoding 2-hydroxyacid dehydrogenase codes for the protein MKIIVSLTDNRPEPWIEGLRAELPDAQIEAWKPGAAQADHAVVWAPPQQLLDEQPGLRGLFNIGAGVDALLKLKVPAHTRIVRLDDAGMSVQMAEYVCHTLIRHFREFDVYEADAREGRWSYRKPKLRRDFPVGIMGLGVLGERVAQAVAQFEFPVLGWSRSPKAIDGVKVFSGEVQFDEFLSSTRVLVNLLPLTEATRGILNRNTLGKLRPGGYLISIARGAHLVEDDLIPMLDAGQLAGATLDVFQVEPLPADHAFWRHPKITVTPHGSARTLREESIAQIAGKIRAMEQGLPVSGVVDPVRGY
- a CDS encoding Bug family tripartite tricarboxylate transporter substrate binding protein; the encoded protein is MQTKNATTTVAVASRRRFISIGAAAGLAGAAPWAFAQEGYPKQPVKLIVPFAAGSGTDAVARITAQMLGEALKAPVIVDNRAGANGVIAAEFVAKAPPDGYTLFMTTNTTHSANPSLMKSLPYDPVKDFAPVSRMGNLPFMLVVNNDLPVKSVAELLAWGRAHPGKLTYASGNSTGIVSGATLSRMSGVPMLHVPYKSTPPAIADLIGGQVSMMVVDLAAGLATVKAGKMRAIAVTTQERTKLFPELPPLADTPELKGFDITSWNGVFAPAGTPRDIVLKLNKVLSEMANGTAFRERVAKLGFDAFGSTPEELGAFTVSELAKWKKLIQAAGIQPE
- a CDS encoding CaiB/BaiF CoA transferase family protein; protein product: MSATGPLEGIRILDLTAVVMGPYATQTLGDLGADIVKVEPPSGDNLRAVGPMRHAGMGAMALHLNRNKRSIVLDLKQPEGREACLRLAAGCDALIYNTRPQAMARLGLGYEAVAAVNPKIVYLGAFGYGEEGPYAGKPAYDDLIQGAAGVASLFAQQSGDAPRYAPVTLADRAVGLQAAIALLAAVLSAQRTGKGQAVEVPMFEALSQFVMGDHLGGHSFEPPLGPTGYARLLAPHRKPYATADGYLSVLIYNDKHWQAFFDVIGRPALRSSPMFGTHTARAANIGAVYAFVAEVMATRSSDAWMAALEAADIPVARLHSTESLIDDPHLRAVDFFPEFDHPSEGRIRTLAPVGRYSATPAAIRRMAPRIGEQSVELLREAGYRDAEIDRLLARGVTLQPAPPKDNDE
- a CDS encoding acylphosphatase: MNNDATVTRHLVIRGRVQGVGYRWSMVQAAKRLGVRGWVRNRRDGSVEALAAGGAVAVEELIRWARQGPAGARVDAVDLVDAGDAGTDGVPGDFEQRETA